In Methylococcus geothermalis, one genomic interval encodes:
- a CDS encoding efflux RND transporter permease subunit, with protein sequence MASWLVTHRRSLLFLLALLALGGMAASLRLPVALFPTVDFPRVVVNVDAGDRPVERMAVEVTQPLEQALRGVPEARAIRSTTSRGSADLSLTFDWGTDMVTALLQAQAAVYQILPHLPAGVRFTARRMDPTVFPVLGLALTSSRNDPVALRDFAYYRLRPLLSALPGVAEVEVLGGRQAEYQVMVDPDRLRDLGLTLADVASALSNANVLSAVGKVEERYHLYLTLADSHQGNEEDILHSVLRSGIDGVVELEDVARVERGHRPEWTQVSANGKDAVLVNILQQRGANTVAIAEETRRALAGFSSQIPDEVELKPYYDQSELVNDAVISVRDALAYGAVLAALVLLIFLRNLRVTLIILIVLPGVICATVWLLKLFGQSFNIMTLGGLAAAVGLVTDDAVVMIEHIMRRSSETRDDRPTHGIVLTAAREMLHPLTGSSLATIVVFLPLAFLDGITGGFFRALALTMVSGLVISYGVAALAVPLLANHLLSRRDALRLESVRPLEARLHRAYGGLLHRLLRQPLWTLSIIIVLVVTGGVAYGRLGSGFMPHMDEGGFVLDYRASPGTSLAETDRLLDQVEQMIAMIPDIDSYSRRTGLSLGGHITEANEGDFFIHLKPPPRRDVQEVMTELREAIESRVPGLQIETAQLMEDLIGDLTAVPQPIEIKLFGDDSRVLRQLSPQVAAILEGIPGVVEVFDGITLAGDAIEIHFDPVNTALEGVSPGMVAGQVQDFLAGTVATPIAMGEKMIGVRVWTKEALRTRIGQLETLRVRSPDGHDFPLKRVARLQVIEGQPQETRENLKAMVAVTARIEGRDLGSTVADVQARVATLPLPPGVYLDYGGLYREQQDSFRGLILVFIGAVLLVALLLLFFYERFRVVLAILATTLLSLAGVFAGLWLTGTELNISSLMGMTMIVGIVTEVAVFYFSEVRQVGNPDHPALVRAGTLRMRPIFMTSLVSILALMPLALGMGPGSAMQKPLAVAIISGLLLAVPLVLIVMPALYALLHANRWGVHGP encoded by the coding sequence ATGGCCTCCTGGCTTGTGACGCACCGACGTTCGCTACTGTTCTTGTTGGCGCTTCTGGCCTTGGGAGGGATGGCTGCTTCGCTGCGATTGCCGGTAGCGCTCTTTCCGACGGTGGATTTTCCAAGGGTTGTGGTGAACGTCGATGCCGGAGACCGTCCGGTGGAGCGCATGGCCGTGGAAGTGACCCAGCCGTTGGAGCAGGCGCTTCGTGGCGTTCCGGAAGCGCGCGCGATCCGCTCGACGACCAGCCGCGGCTCGGCTGATCTATCACTGACCTTCGATTGGGGCACGGATATGGTCACTGCGCTGTTACAGGCGCAGGCTGCGGTCTATCAAATCCTTCCGCACCTCCCGGCGGGGGTCCGTTTTACGGCGCGGCGGATGGACCCCACGGTTTTTCCTGTGTTGGGACTGGCGTTGACTTCCAGCAGGAACGACCCCGTCGCCTTGCGGGATTTTGCCTATTACCGTTTGCGTCCGCTCCTTTCGGCCTTGCCTGGAGTCGCGGAGGTCGAGGTTCTGGGAGGGCGGCAGGCGGAATACCAGGTCATGGTGGATCCGGATCGCTTACGCGATCTGGGGCTTACCCTGGCCGATGTTGCATCGGCGCTCTCCAATGCCAATGTATTGAGTGCAGTAGGCAAAGTGGAAGAGCGTTACCACCTTTACCTGACGCTCGCCGACTCGCATCAAGGAAACGAGGAGGACATTCTGCATTCGGTTCTCAGAAGCGGGATAGATGGTGTCGTGGAGCTGGAAGACGTCGCCCGGGTCGAACGCGGCCATCGGCCCGAATGGACGCAGGTCAGCGCCAACGGGAAGGACGCCGTGCTGGTGAATATTCTTCAACAGCGTGGAGCCAATACGGTGGCCATCGCCGAGGAGACCCGGCGAGCGCTGGCCGGCTTCTCGTCGCAGATTCCTGACGAGGTCGAACTCAAACCCTATTACGACCAGTCGGAACTGGTCAACGATGCAGTCATCAGCGTACGCGACGCCCTCGCCTATGGGGCAGTCTTGGCAGCATTGGTTTTGCTCATATTTCTGCGTAATCTGCGTGTCACGCTGATCATCCTCATCGTGCTTCCGGGTGTCATTTGCGCCACGGTTTGGCTGCTGAAGCTGTTCGGACAGAGTTTTAACATCATGACGTTGGGCGGGCTCGCCGCAGCCGTAGGACTGGTGACGGACGATGCCGTTGTCATGATCGAACACATCATGCGCCGCTCGAGCGAAACACGGGACGACCGGCCGACACACGGAATCGTCCTGACGGCCGCCAGAGAGATGCTTCATCCGTTGACGGGCTCCTCACTCGCTACGATCGTGGTGTTCCTCCCCCTTGCGTTTCTAGACGGCATCACGGGGGGATTTTTCCGGGCGCTTGCCTTGACTATGGTATCGGGCTTGGTCATTTCCTATGGGGTGGCAGCGCTCGCCGTTCCGCTGTTGGCAAATCACTTGTTGAGCCGGCGGGACGCGCTCCGTTTGGAGTCGGTGAGGCCGCTGGAGGCTCGGCTCCACCGAGCCTACGGCGGCCTGCTGCATCGGCTTCTGCGGCAGCCGCTTTGGACGCTGTCTATCATCATCGTCTTGGTCGTCACGGGTGGCGTGGCGTATGGCCGGCTGGGCTCCGGCTTCATGCCCCATATGGACGAGGGAGGGTTCGTGCTGGACTATCGGGCATCGCCGGGAACTTCCCTCGCAGAGACTGACCGGCTGCTCGACCAGGTCGAGCAAATGATCGCAATGATCCCGGACATCGACAGTTATTCCAGGCGCACCGGCTTGTCGCTGGGCGGGCATATCACCGAAGCCAACGAAGGGGATTTTTTCATTCATCTCAAACCGCCCCCCCGCCGGGACGTGCAGGAAGTCATGACGGAATTGCGGGAGGCTATCGAAAGCCGTGTTCCCGGCTTGCAGATCGAAACCGCCCAACTCATGGAAGATTTGATCGGCGATCTCACCGCCGTGCCTCAGCCCATCGAAATAAAGCTTTTCGGTGACGATAGCCGGGTGTTGCGCCAGTTGTCGCCCCAGGTGGCAGCCATACTGGAAGGCATTCCCGGGGTCGTAGAAGTGTTCGATGGGATTACGCTCGCGGGTGATGCCATAGAAATTCACTTCGATCCGGTAAATACCGCCTTGGAAGGTGTGAGTCCTGGCATGGTGGCAGGACAAGTACAGGATTTCCTGGCAGGAACGGTAGCGACTCCAATCGCGATGGGGGAGAAGATGATCGGGGTGCGCGTCTGGACTAAGGAGGCGCTTCGCACCCGCATAGGGCAGTTGGAAACGCTGCGGGTTCGCTCGCCCGACGGCCACGATTTTCCTTTGAAGCGCGTTGCCCGTCTGCAAGTCATCGAAGGGCAGCCTCAGGAAACACGGGAAAACCTGAAAGCGATGGTTGCTGTCACTGCCCGAATCGAGGGACGCGATCTCGGATCGACCGTCGCGGACGTGCAGGCAAGGGTGGCCACGCTACCCCTCCCTCCGGGCGTCTATCTCGACTATGGCGGACTCTACCGCGAACAACAGGATTCATTCCGGGGGCTGATCCTGGTTTTCATCGGCGCCGTCCTGCTGGTCGCTCTATTGCTCTTGTTCTTTTATGAACGCTTCAGGGTCGTACTCGCCATTCTGGCTACCACCTTGCTGTCCCTCGCAGGCGTGTTTGCGGGGCTATGGCTGACAGGAACCGAGCTCAATATTTCTTCGTTGATGGGGATGACCATGATCGTGGGCATCGTTACCGAAGTGGCCGTGTTTTATTTTTCCGAAGTTCGCCAAGTCGGCAATCCGGATCACCCTGCTCTGGTCCGTGCCGGCACCTTGCGCATGCGTCCGATCTTCATGACATCGCTGGTCTCGATTTTGGCGCTCATGCCGCTCGCCTTAGGCATGGGGCCCGGCTCCGCCATGCAAAAACCGCTCGCCGTCGCAATCATTTCCGGCCTTCTTCTTGCCGTGCCTTTGGTCCTGATTGTCATGCCGGCGCTTTATGCTTTACTTCACGCGAACCGTTGGGGTGTTCATGGACCATGA
- a CDS encoding TolC family protein, translating to MAAGFLLPGCATYQIKPLDDAELHRELAVPDPAMLTQAAAKLDHPRLRPVFLDFSKPLTDEAIGILAVLVNPDLKAFRAREGVAEAQVFNAGLLPDPKLFGRFDWVFSGPAGLVSPYTATIQWDLAKLATRSTDVRIADEHAQQVRLDVAWQEWLVANQARLLTRRWVYLSRQETVAAEAAQVSGHLLDLTKQNLAVGDATLAELGIREAAFLDAQDRTLALARQIAKTRQDINRLLGLPPDHVVPIAEVDAEPPRSLDATRLFASAERQRLDLQALKAGYASQEAAVYRAILGQYPAFTLGLNDYHYYSDYNTGGPTVSVDLPLFNRNRGTIAIAEATREQLHREYVARLNQTRADIGTVVTDLTRIALERTPLARELPELTRAERLLREAAAAGDVTLVNYETVRANYLDKRLKLLALEQAAAEQAVALQLAVGSPSLL from the coding sequence ATGGCGGCCGGCTTTCTCTTGCCGGGTTGTGCGACTTACCAAATCAAGCCGTTGGATGATGCTGAGCTGCATCGGGAGTTAGCGGTACCGGACCCGGCGATGCTCACGCAAGCCGCTGCAAAGCTGGATCATCCACGGCTGCGCCCCGTTTTTTTGGACTTTTCCAAGCCTCTGACCGATGAAGCCATAGGTATCCTCGCCGTCCTGGTGAACCCTGATCTCAAGGCTTTCCGAGCGCGGGAAGGCGTCGCCGAAGCCCAGGTCTTCAACGCCGGCCTCCTGCCTGATCCCAAGCTGTTCGGGCGTTTCGACTGGGTGTTTAGCGGCCCGGCCGGGCTGGTCAGCCCCTATACCGCGACCATCCAGTGGGATCTCGCCAAACTGGCGACGCGATCCACCGACGTGCGTATCGCCGACGAACACGCACAGCAGGTCAGACTGGATGTCGCCTGGCAGGAATGGCTGGTGGCGAATCAAGCGCGTCTCCTGACCCGACGCTGGGTCTATCTCTCTCGGCAGGAGACAGTCGCAGCCGAGGCCGCGCAGGTTTCGGGCCACTTGCTGGATTTGACCAAGCAGAATCTCGCCGTAGGTGATGCGACCCTCGCCGAATTGGGGATCCGCGAGGCCGCCTTTCTCGACGCCCAGGATCGAACTCTGGCATTGGCGCGACAGATCGCGAAAACACGCCAGGATATCAACCGGCTGTTGGGACTTCCTCCGGATCATGTCGTGCCGATAGCGGAGGTCGATGCCGAGCCGCCTCGCAGCCTGGATGCGACTCGCCTTTTTGCGTCGGCGGAACGGCAACGGCTCGATCTGCAGGCGCTCAAAGCCGGTTATGCCAGCCAGGAGGCAGCGGTATACCGAGCGATTCTGGGGCAATACCCGGCATTTACGCTCGGTCTCAACGACTACCACTATTACAGCGATTACAACACGGGCGGCCCCACCGTCAGCGTTGACCTGCCCCTGTTCAACCGCAACCGCGGCACCATCGCCATCGCCGAAGCAACCCGTGAGCAACTCCACCGGGAATATGTGGCTCGTCTGAACCAGACCCGTGCGGACATCGGCACCGTGGTGACCGATCTGACGCGGATAGCCCTCGAGCGGACACCGCTCGCGCGCGAACTGCCCGAACTGACCCGCGCCGAACGTCTGTTGCGGGAGGCTGCGGCAGCGGGTGACGTCACGCTGGTGAACTATGAAACCGTGCGCGCGAACTATCTGGACAAACGTCTCAAACTGCTGGCCTTGGAGCAGGCCGCCGCCGAACAGGCAGTCGCCCTGCAGCTCGCAGTAGGTTCACCTTCACTCCTTTGA
- a CDS encoding carbohydrate ABC transporter permease codes for MRFNPAFWFVAPALALLVVFFFLPVGAALGLSFTDFDIYALADIGRLRFVGLDNYRRLFGDAEFWTALRNTLYFVAVGGPLSVLVSLAAALLVNHRLTPFKGLFRSLLFLPVVTTLVAVAVVWRYLYQPRYGVLNYLLGGFGIGPVDWLGDPDWAMPAIILMAVWKNFGFNMIVFVAGLQNIPESLYEAASIDGAGARQQFLYITLPLLAPTFLFVAVITMIGHFQWFAEPYVMTQGGPAGSTLSIVLLMYQQGFRWWNLGYTSAIAFVLFGMVFLFAVFLAWLKRR; via the coding sequence ATGAGGTTCAATCCCGCCTTCTGGTTCGTAGCGCCGGCGCTGGCGCTGCTCGTGGTGTTCTTCTTCTTGCCGGTCGGAGCGGCGCTGGGTCTCAGCTTCACCGATTTCGACATTTACGCTCTGGCCGACATCGGGCGGCTCAGATTCGTGGGTCTGGACAACTACCGCCGCTTGTTCGGCGATGCGGAGTTCTGGACCGCACTGCGGAATACCCTGTATTTCGTGGCCGTGGGCGGCCCGTTGTCGGTGCTGGTTTCGCTGGCGGCGGCCCTGCTGGTCAATCACCGCCTGACCCCGTTCAAGGGGCTGTTCCGTTCCCTGCTGTTCCTGCCGGTGGTGACGACCCTGGTGGCCGTGGCAGTGGTCTGGCGCTACCTGTATCAGCCGCGCTATGGCGTCCTCAACTACCTGCTCGGCGGGTTCGGCATCGGACCGGTCGACTGGCTCGGCGATCCGGACTGGGCGATGCCGGCGATCATCCTCATGGCGGTGTGGAAGAATTTCGGCTTCAACATGATCGTGTTCGTCGCCGGCCTCCAGAACATTCCCGAATCGCTGTACGAGGCGGCCAGCATCGACGGCGCCGGCGCCCGCCAGCAGTTCCTTTATATCACCCTGCCGCTGCTCGCGCCGACCTTCCTGTTCGTCGCCGTGATCACCATGATCGGCCACTTCCAATGGTTCGCCGAACCTTATGTGATGACCCAGGGCGGTCCCGCCGGCAGCACGCTCAGCATCGTGTTGCTGATGTATCAGCAGGGATTCCGCTGGTGGAATCTGGGCTATACCTCGGCGATCGCCTTCGTGCTGTTCGGAATGGTGTTCTTGTTCGCTGTATTCCTCGCGTGGCTGAAGCGGCGTTAA
- a CDS encoding efflux RND transporter periplasmic adaptor subunit — protein MSRKSKPANRWCVSLAAMLGLASSYGASAEPSVLVTLAPAEHADMRKTLTAYGTVEFSPDQLQVLSIQGEGLVTQVRVAPGQRVRKGEVLVELTATANSASELEHAGIAAEFAAKDLDRLKDLRSRQLATNAEVRTAEENLVKAESALANVRRRLGETSRRSLCAGIDGYVEAVHVHVGDIVSPGALLLLLAPADKLRVRLGIEPEDLPIVHEGQKVEIHALHPGILPKEGQVHHIYYQVDPKTRLAEAVVLLSGSPDLLPGTMVKAELVVTEHQHVLTVPRQAVLIRDGKPYLFVDDHGYARQRWVETGLDDGQRVEIQAGIEAGERVIVIGNHELGDGVAVRTGEAP, from the coding sequence ATGAGCCGAAAATCAAAACCCGCGAACCGTTGGTGCGTCTCGCTGGCCGCTATGCTTGGCCTTGCATCCAGCTACGGGGCGAGTGCCGAACCCTCGGTCTTGGTGACCCTGGCGCCGGCGGAACATGCCGACATGCGGAAGACCTTGACGGCTTACGGCACTGTGGAGTTTTCGCCGGACCAGCTTCAGGTATTGAGCATTCAAGGCGAGGGTTTGGTCACCCAGGTGCGCGTCGCACCTGGACAACGGGTCCGAAAGGGCGAGGTCTTGGTGGAACTTACAGCGACTGCCAACAGCGCGAGCGAATTGGAACATGCCGGCATCGCAGCCGAGTTTGCTGCCAAAGACCTTGATCGCCTCAAAGACTTGCGGAGTCGTCAACTGGCCACCAATGCCGAGGTACGCACCGCGGAAGAAAATCTGGTCAAGGCCGAGTCGGCCTTGGCCAATGTGCGAAGGCGCTTGGGCGAAACCAGCCGCAGGAGTCTGTGCGCTGGCATCGACGGCTATGTAGAAGCGGTCCATGTTCATGTCGGGGATATCGTATCCCCCGGTGCCCTGCTGCTGCTTCTAGCCCCCGCCGATAAGCTCAGGGTGCGATTGGGTATCGAACCGGAAGATTTGCCTATCGTCCATGAGGGGCAGAAGGTTGAGATACATGCACTGCATCCTGGCATTCTGCCAAAGGAAGGGCAAGTCCACCACATCTATTACCAAGTGGACCCAAAGACGCGGTTGGCCGAAGCTGTCGTACTGTTGAGCGGCTCCCCGGATTTGTTGCCGGGCACCATGGTCAAAGCGGAGCTCGTCGTCACTGAACATCAACACGTCCTCACTGTGCCGCGTCAAGCCGTGCTTATCCGGGACGGAAAGCCTTATCTGTTCGTGGACGATCATGGTTACGCGCGGCAGCGCTGGGTCGAAACTGGCTTGGATGATGGCCAAAGGGTGGAGATCCAGGCTGGCATCGAAGCCGGGGAACGTGTGATCGTCATCGGCAATCATGAACTTGGCGACGGGGTGGCCGTCCGGACGGGGGAGGCACCGTGA
- a CDS encoding response regulator, with protein MRLLLVEDDQMIGQALREGLNQEGLVVDWVQDGLQAGLVLKAAVAEYTLLLLDLGLPRLSGLDLLTDLRRSANDIPVLILTSRDSLADRVLGLNSGADDYLVKPFELEELIARIHALVRRAAGRSEPMIEYGELRLNPVTREIWLRGNPVNLSAREFDLLYALLEKPGAVLSRVQLEDRLYGWGQEVASNTIDVHLHHLRKKLGAGIIANVRGVGYRVAKS; from the coding sequence ATGCGTTTACTGCTTGTCGAAGATGATCAGATGATTGGCCAAGCCCTTCGCGAGGGTTTGAACCAAGAGGGCTTGGTCGTCGACTGGGTGCAGGACGGGCTGCAGGCTGGGCTCGTATTGAAGGCCGCCGTAGCCGAGTACACCCTGCTTTTGCTCGACTTGGGGTTGCCGCGCCTATCAGGTTTGGATTTGCTTACGGACCTTCGCCGCAGTGCGAACGACATTCCGGTCCTCATTCTGACGTCGCGTGATTCACTGGCGGATCGTGTCCTGGGGCTCAACAGCGGCGCTGACGATTATCTGGTGAAACCTTTCGAGCTCGAAGAGCTCATAGCCCGCATTCACGCCTTGGTCCGGCGTGCAGCGGGGCGTTCCGAGCCCATGATCGAATACGGCGAACTGAGACTGAATCCGGTGACTCGAGAAATCTGGCTACGAGGAAACCCGGTCAATCTGTCTGCCCGCGAATTCGATTTGCTCTATGCCCTGCTGGAAAAGCCGGGAGCGGTGTTGTCTCGGGTTCAGCTGGAGGACCGCCTTTATGGCTGGGGGCAGGAAGTTGCGAGCAACACCATCGATGTCCATCTTCATCATCTGCGCAAAAAGTTGGGCGCCGGGATCATTGCCAATGTCCGTGGCGTAGGCTATCGGGTTGCCAAATCATGA
- a CDS encoding extracellular solute-binding protein, which produces MSRTRNRCPRSILLACALILSGCQPAENAEVVEFWAFGSEGEVAHELAGEFERLNPEIRVEVQPIPWSAAHEKLLTAYAGGNLPDVFQLGNTWIAEFAALRALEDVAPRFESSAAKHDYFEGILDAAVVGERMLAVPWYVDTRILFYRRDLLGAAGVALPPRSWDAWFDAMARVRDRQNGFAVFLPIDEWEVPVILAMQRGAALLKDGNRYGDFLHTDFRAAFDFYLRWFREKLAPSETSGQVANLYREFGRGDFAALITGPWNLGEFRRRLADLDASAWDTAPLPSFDGSYPGISLAGGASLALAAGSTRKEAAWKLIEFLTAPPQQIRLYRLTGDLPPGRTAWSDPVLAGDHKAQSFRRQMDRLLPPPKIPEWERIASRIAAYAEKAARGEMAPSVALEALNDEADRILEKRRWLLERGR; this is translated from the coding sequence ATGAGCCGGACCAGGAATCGCTGTCCCCGTTCGATCCTTCTGGCCTGTGCCTTGATCCTGAGCGGCTGCCAGCCGGCGGAAAATGCCGAAGTCGTGGAATTCTGGGCGTTCGGCAGCGAGGGCGAAGTCGCCCATGAGCTCGCCGGGGAGTTCGAGCGACTGAACCCGGAAATTCGCGTCGAGGTCCAGCCGATTCCCTGGAGTGCCGCGCACGAAAAGCTGCTGACAGCTTATGCCGGCGGCAACCTGCCGGACGTATTTCAGCTCGGCAACACCTGGATAGCGGAATTCGCCGCGCTCCGGGCACTGGAGGATGTCGCCCCCCGGTTCGAGAGCTCGGCGGCAAAACACGACTATTTCGAAGGGATTCTGGATGCGGCCGTCGTCGGCGAAAGGATGCTGGCCGTGCCCTGGTATGTCGACACGCGCATTCTGTTTTACCGCCGTGATTTGCTGGGGGCTGCCGGCGTTGCGCTACCGCCGCGGAGCTGGGATGCCTGGTTCGATGCCATGGCCCGCGTTCGCGACCGCCAAAACGGTTTCGCGGTGTTCCTGCCCATCGACGAATGGGAGGTTCCCGTCATTCTCGCCATGCAGCGCGGCGCGGCTTTATTGAAGGACGGGAATCGCTATGGCGATTTTCTCCATACGGATTTCAGGGCGGCGTTCGACTTCTACCTGCGCTGGTTCCGGGAAAAACTGGCGCCCTCGGAAACCTCCGGCCAGGTGGCCAATCTTTATCGGGAGTTCGGGCGCGGCGATTTCGCCGCCTTGATCACCGGGCCGTGGAACCTCGGCGAGTTCCGGCGGCGGCTGGCCGATCTCGACGCCTCCGCCTGGGACACCGCGCCCTTGCCGTCCTTCGACGGTTCCTATCCGGGAATCTCCCTGGCCGGCGGGGCCAGTCTTGCGCTCGCCGCCGGGTCCACGCGCAAGGAAGCGGCCTGGAAGCTGATCGAGTTCCTGACCGCTCCGCCGCAGCAAATCCGCCTGTACCGTCTCACCGGCGACCTCCCGCCGGGACGGACGGCCTGGAGCGATCCCGTCCTGGCCGGGGATCACAAGGCGCAGTCCTTCCGGAGGCAGATGGACCGTCTGCTTCCGCCCCCGAAAATCCCCGAGTGGGAGCGGATCGCCAGCCGCATCGCGGCGTATGCCGAGAAGGCTGCGCGGGGCGAAATGGCTCCGTCGGTGGCCCTGGAGGCCTTGAACGATGAAGCGGACCGGATACTGGAAAAACGCCGCTGGCTGCTGGAGCGGGGGCGATGA
- the eno gene encoding phosphopyruvate hydratase, whose amino-acid sequence MKTRIESIQAMPIYDSRGVPTVRVRLTLTDGTAATASIPSGASTGENEAVELRDDDPKAHGGKGVLKAVSNVNNVIAPAITGLEPWRQAEIDRLMIELDGTANKERLGANAILGVSEAVAAAAAKSAGLPLYAYLGGASQARLPIPMINILNGGKHADSSLDFQEFMIMPVGAPSFAEAMRYATETFQALKSILKAKGHATSVGDEGGFAPQLQSNDEACDLIVEGITKAGYEPGEDIAIALDPAASSFHENGLYRLTRSGQGDLTSAEMNELYRRWIETYPIISIEDGLAENDWDGFREHTAMLGEKIQIVGDDLLVTNTRFIARAIEERSCNAALIKLNQIGTVTETVEAVHLCRKAGWGFVISHRSGETEDTFMADFAVAMGGGQIKTGSVCRSERMAKYNRLLEIESELGKAARFGR is encoded by the coding sequence ATGAAGACCCGTATCGAATCCATTCAAGCCATGCCGATTTACGATTCTCGCGGCGTGCCAACCGTGCGCGTCAGGCTGACGCTGACCGATGGAACGGCGGCTACCGCCTCGATCCCGTCGGGGGCCTCCACCGGTGAGAACGAGGCCGTAGAGTTGAGAGATGACGACCCGAAGGCCCATGGCGGAAAAGGAGTGTTGAAAGCCGTGAGCAATGTGAACAACGTCATCGCACCGGCCATCACAGGTTTGGAGCCTTGGCGGCAGGCAGAGATCGACCGTCTCATGATCGAGCTCGATGGCACGGCGAACAAGGAGAGGCTGGGGGCCAACGCCATCCTGGGCGTTTCGGAGGCCGTGGCCGCCGCCGCAGCGAAAAGCGCGGGGCTGCCGCTCTATGCCTACCTCGGCGGGGCCAGCCAGGCGCGCCTGCCCATCCCCATGATCAACATCTTGAACGGCGGCAAGCACGCGGACAGCAGCCTGGATTTCCAGGAGTTCATGATCATGCCGGTGGGCGCACCGAGCTTCGCCGAAGCGATGCGCTATGCCACCGAGACCTTCCAGGCATTGAAATCTATCCTCAAGGCCAAAGGCCATGCCACCAGCGTGGGGGATGAAGGCGGTTTCGCCCCCCAACTGCAGAGCAATGACGAGGCCTGCGACCTGATCGTTGAAGGGATCACGAAAGCCGGCTACGAGCCCGGCGAGGACATCGCTATCGCCCTGGATCCCGCCGCCAGTTCATTCCATGAGAACGGTCTTTATAGACTGACGCGCAGCGGGCAGGGAGACCTGACCAGCGCGGAAATGAACGAGCTCTACCGACGCTGGATCGAAACATACCCCATCATTTCCATCGAAGACGGTCTGGCGGAAAACGACTGGGATGGCTTCCGCGAGCATACGGCCATGCTGGGTGAGAAAATCCAGATCGTCGGCGATGATCTCCTGGTCACCAACACCCGCTTCATCGCGCGCGCGATCGAGGAAAGGAGTTGCAATGCCGCGCTGATCAAGCTGAACCAGATCGGTACCGTCACCGAGACGGTGGAAGCAGTCCACCTCTGCAGGAAGGCCGGCTGGGGCTTCGTGATTTCCCATCGCTCGGGCGAAACGGAGGATACCTTCATGGCCGATTTCGCCGTTGCCATGGGAGGCGGACAGATCAAGACCGGCTCCGTGTGCCGGTCCGAACGCATGGCCAAGTACAACCGGCTCCTGGAAATCGAGTCGGAGCTGGGCAAGGCCGCCAGATTTGGCCGGTAA
- a CDS encoding ATP-binding protein — translation MNISIRNRLLLWLSPALLLAGFAFTVSTYFHVREEIDELFDKVLQTMAYSLQTLPHTTAEASVPAHRFAKAADLDLISQRWNADGRLSYRSHPFEPLPNNTPEGWSIVRWRGEPWRIFSLNTPEGLVQVAQAISERQETADEITLDLSAPLLFLLPTVAMVAWFGVRRGLMPLQTIVDAVQRRAPDDVSPFPNQDVPQEIGSLTAALNGLLMRLQAALAAQRRFTADAAHELRSPLTALSLQAQIAERAADPQRKTLALQRLRQGINRATHLLNQMLTLARFDPEAPPLPFTQLQLDELVRSVVGDMAALAADQAIDLGVATLESMVIQGNEEELRILLGNLIDNAVRYTPKGGRIDVSVRKEAGAAVLVVTDNGPGISIEERERVFDRFYRGQDNTEAGSGLGLAIVRRIADQHAAAIELTTGCTGRGLSVIIRFPMKSND, via the coding sequence ATGAACATATCGATAAGGAACCGTCTTCTGCTCTGGCTATCGCCAGCCCTTCTCCTGGCCGGATTCGCCTTTACGGTATCGACGTATTTCCATGTTCGGGAGGAAATCGACGAACTCTTCGACAAGGTTCTGCAGACCATGGCGTACTCCCTGCAAACCTTGCCGCACACGACGGCCGAAGCTTCGGTGCCGGCTCATCGCTTTGCCAAGGCGGCAGACCTCGACCTTATCAGCCAACGCTGGAACGCAGACGGGCGGCTGAGTTATCGCTCGCATCCGTTCGAGCCCCTCCCCAACAATACTCCCGAAGGGTGGAGCATCGTTCGTTGGCGTGGTGAGCCATGGCGTATTTTTAGCCTCAATACCCCTGAGGGCCTTGTCCAGGTAGCTCAAGCTATTAGCGAACGGCAGGAGACTGCCGATGAGATCACTTTAGATCTATCGGCGCCGCTGCTGTTTCTGCTGCCGACGGTAGCCATGGTCGCGTGGTTCGGTGTTCGCCGGGGACTGATGCCTTTGCAAACCATTGTCGACGCAGTGCAACGGCGGGCTCCCGATGACGTGAGCCCCTTTCCCAACCAAGACGTACCGCAGGAAATCGGCTCCCTGACCGCTGCGCTAAACGGCTTGCTGATGCGTTTGCAGGCTGCATTGGCAGCACAGCGCAGGTTTACGGCAGATGCAGCACACGAACTCCGGAGCCCTTTGACGGCCCTGTCCCTCCAGGCCCAGATTGCCGAACGCGCTGCCGATCCGCAAAGGAAAACTTTGGCTTTGCAGCGATTGCGGCAAGGGATCAACCGGGCGACTCATCTCCTTAACCAGATGCTTACGTTGGCCAGGTTCGATCCTGAGGCACCTCCTCTACCGTTCACGCAACTACAACTCGACGAATTGGTGCGCTCCGTGGTGGGAGACATGGCCGCTCTGGCAGCCGATCAAGCAATTGATTTGGGCGTTGCCACGCTCGAGTCCATGGTGATTCAGGGAAATGAAGAGGAGCTCCGCATACTGCTTGGCAATCTGATCGACAACGCGGTGCGCTATACCCCGAAGGGAGGACGAATCGATGTCAGCGTAAGGAAGGAAGCGGGTGCCGCAGTTCTGGTTGTCACCGATAACGGCCCGGGCATCTCCATCGAAGAACGCGAGCGCGTGTTCGACCGCTTTTACCGTGGCCAGGACAACACCGAGGCGGGCAGTGGGCTTGGTTTAGCCATCGTCCGGCGCATCGCCGACCAGCACGCCGCTGCCATCGAATTGACAACGGGCTGCACCGGAAGGGGATTGAGCGTAATCATTCGCTTTCCGATGAAATCAAATGATTGA